Genomic DNA from Niabella ginsenosidivorans:
CCGGGTAAACCTCTGTTATATCATAGAGGTATTTGATGCCGAGGAACCGGTAAGGGCTTGTGGTCATCCGCTTCACAGCATCATCTATAGTTACCCGGTTCAGGTCAATCAATTGCCCACCGGTTATATTGCTGATGAATTGCAGCTTACTGTAATCTGCCACAGGTGTAGCAACCACTGTGTACACGGCCACTTTTGGCAGCCGGCTCCATTCGCCAAAATTAGAAAGCCCGTCTGTAAAGAACAGCACTTCCCCGTTACCGGTTATATCATCCGGAATTGTGCTGTAATCCGTGGCGCCATCGTAAACCAACGCATCAATTGCTTTCAATACCTTTTCGATGGCGCCATTGGAAATGGTGTAATCTCCTATTTTTTGTGTGGTGGTAGCAACGGCATACAGGGTTACATCTATTTTATTTTTGGTTGCAAGCAATTTTTGAAGCAATCCGGTTTCTTTACGGTGATCTCTTTTCTGACCACTGAGAGAACGATCCCAAAGAATAGTAATATGGTTGATTGTTTTTTTGACCGGATTAGGAGGGGTTATATGGATATTCGTAAGGAAATAATAGCCTCCCTCATTGTTCTTCTTTACCAGGGTTTCCGGCATTTCATCCGTTTGCGGAAACGCTATTGTTAACGGACTTCCGGGCATAAAGTCAGACCGGCGAAGGGATGCCTGCCATACATTGCCTTTCTGCTCAAACTCAAAGCTTCCGTCTGGTTTTTCCGTTAACTGCGGTACCGATACTTTATCATAAACACTCGCCGTTAATGTAAATGCCTTTATCCGTTCACTGGCCAGGGGCAGGTGGTAGATCAGTTTTCCTTTATCAGGCACCAGCTGCTGATTATACACAATTTCAATCGTTCTGATCCCGTGAGGATTTAAGGGATATACACGTGTTCTGAAATTGTTGCCTTCTGTTTTTTCTAACAGGCCCGGGTCTATAGTACGCCTTTCCACGCTTTCAAAAACAGCCGTAGCCTTCTCTTTTTCAACCGGAACCGCTTTGCGCATATACCCGTTTATATCCAGCGCAAAACCGCTTACACTTACATCTTCCGGCAGGGGGAAGGTCAACCGCCCTTCTTTAAGACGCCCGGAATTATTATAAAAACTTACACGCAGAGTTGTGGTAGCTACAAGGCCTATGATCTTAACATCGGCTGAAAGCTGCTGCAGTATTATGGTCTGATCCTTTTTATACTGACCTTTTTCGTGAATTTCCATAACGGGCACCTGAGCTGTGATCGTTATTGTAAGCAACAGTAACAGTGGTGTTATTACATACCGGTAAATTTGTTTTATACACATCTTATTGGGTTCATTTGGATTTAAGATGCAGAAACAAAAAGATTACACAAATGATCTGAAATTATTTTAAGCAGCTGATATATATATGTTTTCTTCAGGGAAAGATGATCGGCAATATTAAAATCATACGGTACCATAGCAGCATTGCTGTTACTTAATTGCAGGCTTTTAATTTATTTTACAGAAGTTGGTTACAATAACGGGGCCCTTAAGTCATCACCGTGAGCAGTCATAAAGGAGCAATTCAGTTTTTTGGAAGGATCAATAAAGGAGCGTCATGCTGCGGAACGGAGTACAGCCGAAGCATTTTTGAAAAATCGGTTAGCCATAATAATCGGAAGCTCCTTTTTCCGATAGTTATCGGAACGTGGGTTTTCTAACTTTTGCAGAAATTACTTTCGGTAAAATAGCGCTTCTTCTTGCACCAGCCTCCCGGCCGGTGCATAACCGTTACTTTATTGTTGCAACAACTTCACAAAAAAAGAGGCTGTTCTTTAAAAACAGCCTCTTTTTATTTTATGCCTGCCGGATATAAACCTTACCAGATGCGGATCCGGTCTTCCGGCTTCTTGTACAGTTTATCTCCGGGCTGTACATTAAAGGCCTTATACCATGCATCCATGTTTACAATGGGCCCGATGGTCCTGTACGGCCCGGGAGAGTGCGGGTCCGTTAAAATGGATTGCGCGGCAAACTCCGGCAAAATATTTCCACGCCAAACCTGTGCCCATGAAAGGAAGAAACGCTGATCCGGGGTAAACCCGTCTATTTTTTCATCAGACTGCCCCTCTTTGGTCATTTTAAAGGCCTCATAGGCTACATTTAATCCGCCAAGATCTCCTATGTTTTCTCCAAGTGTCAGCTTACCATTTACATGGATCGTATCCAAGACAGTGTAGCCGTCATATTGCTTTGCCAGCGCTGCTGTTTTGGCATCAAAATTCTTCCGGTCTTCATCCGTCCACCAGTTCCGTAATGTTCCGTCAGCGTCGTATTTGCTTCCGTTATCATCAAAGCCATGCGACATTTCATGCCCGATCACAGCGCCGATGCCCCCATAGTTCACCGCATCATCTGCATTCGGGTCAAAGAAGGGGAACTGTAAGATCCCCGCAGGGAACACAATTTCATTCAGTGTGGCATTATAGTAGGCATTCACAGTAGGCGGTGTCATACCCCAGCGGGTTCTGTCAACAGGCTTACCCAGCCGGCTGATCATAAAATTATATTTCCATGCATCAACATTCCTCACATTCTGAAAGAACGCATTCCGGCGGATCACCAGCCCGTCATAGTTTTCCCATTTATCCGGATAGGCGATCTTGGGATGAAAGGCTGCCAGCTTTGCCAGCGCTTTTTGCTTGGTAGAGTCCGACATCCAGTCCAGGTTCTTTATTCTTGCAGCAAACGCTTTTCTTAAATTCGCTACTAATTCTTCCATACGGGCCTTTGCAGCCGGTTTAAAATATTCTTTTACATACAGCTGGCCCAGTAATTCGCCAATGTTGTTATCTGTTAAGGAAGACATCCGCTGCCAGCGGGGCGTTTGAATCTTTTGTCCTGTAAGCGCCCGGGTGAATGCAAAATTTGCATTTACAAAGGGAGTGCTCAGATAAGCGGCTGAATTCTTCAGCACATTCCATTTTAAATAGACTTTCCAGTCTTTTAAGGGAACAGATTTTAACAGCTCAGACACTGTTACAAAAAATGCCGGGTTGTTTACCAATATACTGTCCTGCCCCTTTACATTCAGCGCTTCCAGGATGGTTCTCCAATCCAGCCCCGGTGTGGTTTTGGAAAAATCATCAATAAAAAACTTATTATAGGTTTTATAGGCATCGCGCATCTCAACACGACTCAACTGCGCTGTTGCCAGTTGCTTTTCAATGTTAAAGATGGTGGCTGCATTTGCAGCAGCGTCTGCTTCCTTTGAGCCGGTAAGACTGAAAAGTGTGCTAATATAACGGGCATAAGCATCTCTTATAGCTACGGACCGTTTATCTTCTTTTAAATAATTATCCCTGTCCGGAAGAGAGGTGCCACCCTGTGATAATTGCGGGATCATTACTTCCACATTCTTCCGGTCCTGTCCTACATAAAAACCATACAGCGGAGCGGCAATACCATTGCTTCTTAAATAGCTGATCTTCCTTAAAAGATCCGGAACCGACCGGATGGCATCAATAGCCGCCAGGTCAGCTTTTATGGGCATGTAGCCCGCTTTTTCAATAGCCACGCTGTCCATGCCCGCAGCATAAAAATCGCCTACGCGCTTTTCCACCGATCCGGCCGGTGCATGCTGATCTGCTGCGGCCTTTTCCAGGATCGATTTTACTGCGTTGATATTAAAATCGCGCAGTACATTAAAACTACCCCAGCGGGTTTCTTTTGCCGGCACCGGGTTGTTTTTAACCCAGGTACCGCTGGCATACTCATAAAAGTCATCGCCTGGTTTTACTGAAAGATCCATATTGGCGGGGTCAATAAAACGCTGCTGCTGTTGCGCAAATAACGTTGTGTTAAGCAATAGCAGGCAGGCCCCGGCACCCAACAGGCCTGTTTTTGACAATTTTTTCATTTTTACGACTTAATTTAGCATAAAAATAAATAATTTTTAATACAGAATCCATTGCTCTTTTTAAAATATCAAAATATGCCGGTTCTTTTCAACGGGATGGCGCTGGATCTTGTCTCCGATGTGCATTTTGTTGTTAATATATGAGGGTAAAATGTGATTTACGGTGGATAACTGCCCAAACCTGTGGATGAGCCTGTTTACAACAACTGTATAACAACCAGCCCGGAAATTTGGAAAAGGAGCTTTTCAAATAGTATCTTCAAATTGCAATTGATAAGAGCAACTATATTTTCTTAAATGATGGTATTGGAGTTTTTTTCAAAAATGCATTGACAGTTTCTTTGAAAAATTGATTTTCAAACACAATTATACCAGGTAAAGCGGTAAAACGTGGCGCCGGGTGTTGTTGTTGAACTTCAGAAACAGAGGGCTGTCTCCGCTTAACAAGGAAAGAAAAGATAGCCTTCCAAAAAGGGAATTGCCGGAATACAGCAATGTATGAGGCGCTCCGTTTGAGGAATGGCCAATCATCTGGAATTTTAAGCAACAGCGGAAGCCTTGCCAGTTGCTGTGAGTTGTGTAACATTATAAAGTACCGATCTTATTGAGAGCGGTGCCGGTGTTGCCCGATTAGAGCGGCGACAATGCAGAAGCTAATTAAAAAAGCATCGGGTTAGCAAGTAAAAAAAGGGAAACCGGATTTTACCCAGGAAACGCGATGCTTTTTTTTATGCCATAGGCACAATCATATTTTACGGCGCAAATTATGCGCCGGCTGGCTATTCCTTCTCTGTTAGTTCGCTGATCATTTCCGCAACCAGTGCAGACCAGCCTGTTTGATGACTTGCCCCAAGGCCACGACCTGAATCGCCGTTATAATATTCATAAAACAGGATGAGATCCTGGTTCTCCGGCAAACTGAAAAACCAGTTATATTCCCCGTAAATAGAGCGATTGCCTTTTTCATCTTTCCGGAAAAGACTAATGACCCTTTTTGACAACTCAGTGGAAATATTGAACAGGTTCATTTCGTTCCCGGAGCCCGTGGGGTATTCCATAAGGAACGAATCATGATAAAATTTGCCCAGCCGCCTTATCGACTGTATAATGATGAAATTAATTGGGATCCACACAGGACCTCTCCAGTTGGAATTACCACCAAACATATCGGAAGTGGAATCGCCCGGATCATATTGAATCGTATTTACCTCACCATTAATAGTAACAGAATAAGGATGCGCTTCATGATATTTTGACAAGGCCCTGATGCCCCCGTCTGACAGGAACTCGGTCTCGTCCAGTAATCTTGTCAGCAGGGCCTTTAGCCGGTTGCGTTGCACCAAAGACATCAGCATTTCTTCCCCGTTGCCCTTTTCTTCGTTGGGCCAGAACAGGCCATTCTTCAGCCGGTAATTTTTAAACCAGTCAAAGCGCTTTTTAAAATCAGGCAGCTTTTCAAATACATCCTTACTGATCGTATTTACGGCATACAGGGATGTCAGCCCAACAATAGACCGTATCTTTAGGGGTTGCGGAGGTGCATCGCGCATACAAAGCACATCATAGAAGAACTGGTCTTCATCATTCCATAAAACATGCGCGTTCAGGGCTTCGGCAATCAGCACAAAATGCTCAAAGAATTTCGTTACCATGTCTTCAAACGCCGGATCCACCACTGCAATTTCCAGCGCTATATCCATCATGTTCAGGGCATAAATGCCCATCCAGCTGGTACCGTCTGCCTGTTCCAGTTGTATCTCCCCTTTATCATGATAGCTGCGGTTGAACACGCCAATGTTATCCAGCCCCAGGAACCCGCCTTCAAAGATGTTATCACCTTTCAGATCTTTACGGTTGATCCACCAGGTAAAATTAATGGTCAGCTTGTTGAATACCTTCTTTAAAAAATCAATATCCCCAATGCCCGTTCTCTTCTTTTCGATCTGGTAAATTTCCATAGCTGCCCAGGCCTGCACCGGCGGGTTTACATCACTGAAATTCCATTCATAGGAAGGCAGCTGCCCATCGGGTTTCATAAACCATTCACGCATCAGCAGCAATAACTGGTTCTTGGCAAAAACAGGGTCTACCACGGCCATGGAAATACACTGGAACGACTGGTCCCATGCGGCATACCAGGGATATTCCCATTTTTCAGGCATTGAAATAATGTCCTGGTTTTTCAGGTGCGTCCATTCACTGTTCCTTCCCTGCAGTCTTGCAGGGATAATAGGGGTAATGCCGTCTGATTTTGTCAGCCAGCGCTCCACATCATAATGATAGTATTGTTTGCTCCAGAGCAGGCCTGCCAATGCCTGGCGCTGCACCTTTGCCAGGTGCGGGTCAGTGCCGCTGTGAAAAATATCCTCATAAAAATCATCCGCTTCTTCTTTTCGTTTGCTGAACAGCGTCATAAAAGCCTCATCAAAAGGCGCTTCCAGCTCATAATTAGCCAGCCTGCAATAAATGGAAATGGTTTCTCCGGCACCTACAACCCGCTTAAATACCGGTGCAAAGCGCGTTCCGTGCTTCCTGTTTCTCAGTGCCTCTGTATTTTTTCCGTTAATCACTGCATCATGAAAAGCATCTCTTACAAAAGCACTTTTATTGGGCTGTCCGAATAATTTTTCCATATTGGTTTCATTATCCGTAAACAGGGCATCATCGGCATCCTGAAAATAAAAATAATAATTGCCGATCCTGTTATGGCGGGCAATTACCGTATGATCATTTATAGAGGCAATATCCGGTATATTGGTATTAGAGCCGTTGGCCCACCTGTTATAAAACCATAGCAGCGGTAATACTGTTATGGGCGCAGGCTCATTGTAAAGATTGGTGATGTTGATACGGATCGCTATATCCGTACTGTTTGCTTTTGCATATGTAATATGCACATCAAAATACTTCCGGTTATTAAAAACACCGGTATCCAGCAGCTCATATTCGGTTTCATCTTTTCCTCTTTTGCGGTTCTCTGCTCTTAACTGCTCATAGGGAAACGCCTGCTGCGGGTATTTATACAGGTATTCCATATAATAATGCGTGGGCAGATTATCCAGGTAGAAATACAATTCCTTTACATCCTCACCATGGTTGCCCTCATGATTGCCCAGGCCAAATAAGCGTTCTTTCAGGATCGGGTCCTGTCCGTTCCAGAGCGCTACGGCAAAACACAAATTCTGGAAATAATCGGAAATGCCTGCCAGGCCATCCTCTCCCCACAAGTAAGCACGGCTATGTGCATGATCAAAAGGAAAATAATTCCAGGTATCACCATTCTGACTATAATCTTCCCTTACGGTTCCCCACTGGCGCTCACTCACATAAGGGCCCCACTGCTCCAGAGGGATCGGTTTCCGTGCATTCTCTGCTAAGCGTTTATGTTCTTCTGTCATTCAACTCTTTTATTTAGGCAACAAGCTCCTGTAAAAACAGGGCGATGCAAAAATATCCTTTTCTGTTTAAACGGGTGGTGGAGCCTTTTCTTACTGATAATTCAGGTATACATTATAAAGTATCTTTTTATCATAAT
This window encodes:
- a CDS encoding M13 family metallopeptidase; the protein is MKKLSKTGLLGAGACLLLLNTTLFAQQQQRFIDPANMDLSVKPGDDFYEYASGTWVKNNPVPAKETRWGSFNVLRDFNINAVKSILEKAAADQHAPAGSVEKRVGDFYAAGMDSVAIEKAGYMPIKADLAAIDAIRSVPDLLRKISYLRSNGIAAPLYGFYVGQDRKNVEVMIPQLSQGGTSLPDRDNYLKEDKRSVAIRDAYARYISTLFSLTGSKEADAAANAATIFNIEKQLATAQLSRVEMRDAYKTYNKFFIDDFSKTTPGLDWRTILEALNVKGQDSILVNNPAFFVTVSELLKSVPLKDWKVYLKWNVLKNSAAYLSTPFVNANFAFTRALTGQKIQTPRWQRMSSLTDNNIGELLGQLYVKEYFKPAAKARMEELVANLRKAFAARIKNLDWMSDSTKQKALAKLAAFHPKIAYPDKWENYDGLVIRRNAFFQNVRNVDAWKYNFMISRLGKPVDRTRWGMTPPTVNAYYNATLNEIVFPAGILQFPFFDPNADDAVNYGGIGAVIGHEMSHGFDDNGSKYDADGTLRNWWTDEDRKNFDAKTAALAKQYDGYTVLDTIHVNGKLTLGENIGDLGGLNVAYEAFKMTKEGQSDEKIDGFTPDQRFFLSWAQVWRGNILPEFAAQSILTDPHSPGPYRTIGPIVNMDAWYKAFNVQPGDKLYKKPEDRIRIW
- a CDS encoding MGH1-like glycoside hydrolase domain-containing protein, which codes for MTEEHKRLAENARKPIPLEQWGPYVSERQWGTVREDYSQNGDTWNYFPFDHAHSRAYLWGEDGLAGISDYFQNLCFAVALWNGQDPILKERLFGLGNHEGNHGEDVKELYFYLDNLPTHYYMEYLYKYPQQAFPYEQLRAENRKRGKDETEYELLDTGVFNNRKYFDVHITYAKANSTDIAIRINITNLYNEPAPITVLPLLWFYNRWANGSNTNIPDIASINDHTVIARHNRIGNYYFYFQDADDALFTDNETNMEKLFGQPNKSAFVRDAFHDAVINGKNTEALRNRKHGTRFAPVFKRVVGAGETISIYCRLANYELEAPFDEAFMTLFSKRKEEADDFYEDIFHSGTDPHLAKVQRQALAGLLWSKQYYHYDVERWLTKSDGITPIIPARLQGRNSEWTHLKNQDIISMPEKWEYPWYAAWDQSFQCISMAVVDPVFAKNQLLLLMREWFMKPDGQLPSYEWNFSDVNPPVQAWAAMEIYQIEKKRTGIGDIDFLKKVFNKLTINFTWWINRKDLKGDNIFEGGFLGLDNIGVFNRSYHDKGEIQLEQADGTSWMGIYALNMMDIALEIAVVDPAFEDMVTKFFEHFVLIAEALNAHVLWNDEDQFFYDVLCMRDAPPQPLKIRSIVGLTSLYAVNTISKDVFEKLPDFKKRFDWFKNYRLKNGLFWPNEEKGNGEEMLMSLVQRNRLKALLTRLLDETEFLSDGGIRALSKYHEAHPYSVTINGEVNTIQYDPGDSTSDMFGGNSNWRGPVWIPINFIIIQSIRRLGKFYHDSFLMEYPTGSGNEMNLFNISTELSKRVISLFRKDEKGNRSIYGEYNWFFSLPENQDLILFYEYYNGDSGRGLGASHQTGWSALVAEMISELTEKE